The proteins below come from a single Crossiella sp. CA-258035 genomic window:
- the uraD gene encoding 2-oxo-4-hydroxy-4-carboxy-5-ureidoimidazoline decarboxylase → MLEEFNALPESRAVELLRACCASPAWIRRVLAGRPYRDLRALQTAGADALKALDWTQLRQALDAHPRIGQRATGGGQEARWSRGEQAAAKTVDADVQRQLVEGNQRYEARFGHVFLICATGKTAGEILSALRHRLGNEPFAEREVVKAELAGIVRLRLTKMVG, encoded by the coding sequence TTGCTGGAGGAGTTCAACGCGCTGCCCGAGTCCAGGGCGGTCGAGCTGTTGCGCGCGTGCTGCGCGAGCCCGGCGTGGATCCGCCGGGTGCTGGCCGGACGCCCCTACCGCGACCTGCGCGCCCTGCAGACCGCCGGGGCGGACGCGCTCAAGGCGCTGGACTGGACCCAGCTGCGGCAGGCCCTGGACGCGCACCCGCGGATCGGGCAGCGCGCCACCGGCGGCGGTCAGGAGGCCCGCTGGTCGCGGGGCGAGCAAGCCGCGGCCAAGACCGTGGACGCCGACGTGCAGCGGCAGCTGGTGGAGGGCAACCAGCGCTACGAGGCCAGGTTCGGGCACGTGTTCCTGATCTGCGCGACCGGCAAGACCGCTGGCGAGATCCTCTCCGCGCTGCGGCACCGGCTGGGCAACGAGCCCTTCGCCGAACGTGAGGTGGTCAAGGCCGAGCTGGCCGGGATCGTCCGACTGCGACTGACCAAGATGGTGGGCTGA
- a CDS encoding xanthine dehydrogenase family protein subunit M, which yields MEFLRPASWPEALSLKAENPEAVPIAGGTDLMVELNFDKRRPPAILDLGRITELTEWSEVDGVVWLGAAVPYQRIITELADRLPGLAMAARTVGSPQIRNRGTVGGNLGSASPAGDAHPPLLAADAVVEVASVRGARTIPVSEFFLGVKRAALAEDELIRAVRQPVADGPQQFSKVGTRNAMVIAVCSFALALHPARGTVGTGIGSAAPTPRRAPAAEALLAGELDWQQPKPLPEGLVIRFGELVAAAAAPIDDVRGSAAYRRHALAVLARRTLAWTWQDYRSGRWSRCA from the coding sequence ATGGAGTTCCTCCGACCGGCTAGCTGGCCGGAAGCCCTATCGCTGAAGGCGGAGAACCCGGAGGCGGTGCCGATCGCCGGTGGCACCGACCTGATGGTCGAGCTGAACTTCGACAAGCGACGGCCACCGGCGATCCTGGACCTGGGCCGGATCACCGAGCTGACCGAGTGGTCCGAAGTGGACGGTGTGGTGTGGCTGGGCGCGGCCGTGCCGTACCAGCGGATCATCACCGAGCTGGCGGACCGGCTGCCCGGACTGGCGATGGCCGCGCGCACGGTGGGCTCGCCGCAGATCCGCAACCGGGGCACCGTCGGCGGCAACCTCGGCTCGGCCTCCCCCGCCGGGGACGCGCACCCGCCGCTGCTGGCCGCGGACGCGGTGGTCGAGGTGGCCTCGGTGCGCGGCGCCCGGACCATCCCGGTCAGCGAGTTCTTCCTCGGCGTCAAGCGCGCCGCTTTGGCTGAGGACGAGCTGATCCGCGCGGTGCGGCAACCGGTGGCCGATGGGCCGCAACAGTTCTCGAAGGTGGGCACCCGCAACGCGATGGTGATCGCGGTGTGCTCCTTCGCGCTGGCCCTGCACCCGGCCCGCGGCACCGTGGGCACCGGCATCGGCTCGGCCGCGCCCACCCCGCGCCGCGCACCGGCGGCCGAGGCGCTGCTGGCCGGTGAGCTGGACTGGCAGCAGCCGAAACCCTTGCCAGAAGGCCTGGTGATCCGGTTCGGCGAGCTGGTGGCGGCCGCGGCCGCGCCCATCGACGACGTGCGCGGCAGCGCGGCCTACCGGCGGCACGCGCTGGCCGTGCTGGCCCGCCGCACCCTCGCCTGGACCTGGCAGGACTACCGCTCCGGAAGGTGGTCGCGATGCGCGTGA
- a CDS encoding 8-oxoguanine deaminase: MSRIVIDNAAVSTVDGNGTEYANGHVVVEHGVITAVGAGPAPLAEHTSEYIDAHGCLVTPGLVNTHHHLYQWATRGLAQQENLFGWLVELYPIWARLDASVTHAAASAGLAWLARTGCTTAADHHYVYPRTGGDQLDAVISAARRIGVRLHAVRGSMDRGESQGGLPPDDVVEDTDAALAATEAAIDTYHDTSFDAQIRIAVGPCSPFSVSERLMREAAELARHKGVRLHTHLAETVEEEQKCLAELGCTPLEYADSLGWLGEDVWFAHGIHFSDSEITRLGASGTGVAHCPSSNARVGAGTCRVTDLLGAGAPVGLGADGAASNEGGGLGDELRQALYLARLRGGPAALTARQSLWLGTMGGARCLGRAHEIGSIEVGKLADLAVWRIDGLGHAGIADPVAALVFASVPPLARLLVGGRSVVVDSELRTAGEDELAGDLRSASRQLRAHLEVAG; encoded by the coding sequence ATGAGCCGTATCGTGATCGACAACGCCGCTGTGTCCACTGTGGACGGAAACGGCACCGAGTACGCCAACGGGCACGTGGTGGTGGAGCACGGCGTGATCACCGCGGTCGGCGCGGGCCCGGCCCCGCTGGCCGAGCACACCTCCGAGTACATCGACGCGCACGGCTGCCTGGTCACCCCCGGCCTGGTCAACACCCACCACCACCTGTACCAGTGGGCCACCCGCGGCCTGGCGCAGCAGGAGAACCTGTTCGGCTGGCTGGTCGAGCTGTACCCGATCTGGGCCAGGCTGGACGCCTCGGTCACGCACGCCGCGGCCAGCGCCGGCCTGGCCTGGCTGGCCCGCACCGGCTGCACCACCGCGGCCGACCACCACTACGTGTACCCGCGCACCGGTGGCGACCAGCTGGACGCGGTGATCTCCGCGGCCAGGCGGATCGGGGTGCGGCTGCACGCGGTGCGCGGCTCGATGGACCGCGGCGAGTCCCAGGGCGGGCTGCCGCCGGATGACGTGGTGGAGGACACCGACGCCGCGCTGGCCGCCACCGAGGCCGCCATCGACACCTACCACGACACCTCCTTCGACGCCCAGATCCGGATCGCGGTCGGCCCCTGCTCGCCGTTCTCGGTGAGCGAGCGGCTGATGCGCGAGGCCGCGGAACTGGCCCGGCACAAGGGCGTCCGGCTGCACACCCACCTGGCCGAGACGGTGGAGGAAGAGCAGAAGTGCCTGGCCGAGCTGGGCTGCACGCCGCTGGAGTACGCCGACTCGCTCGGCTGGCTCGGCGAGGACGTGTGGTTCGCGCACGGCATCCACTTCTCCGACTCCGAGATCACCCGGCTCGGCGCGTCCGGCACCGGGGTGGCGCACTGCCCCAGCTCCAACGCCAGGGTCGGCGCGGGCACCTGCCGGGTCACCGACCTGCTCGGCGCGGGCGCACCGGTGGGGCTGGGCGCGGACGGCGCGGCCTCCAACGAGGGCGGCGGGCTCGGCGACGAGCTGCGCCAGGCGCTGTACCTGGCCCGGCTGCGCGGCGGCCCGGCCGCGCTGACCGCGCGGCAGTCGCTGTGGCTGGGCACCATGGGCGGGGCGCGCTGCCTGGGCCGGGCGCACGAGATCGGCTCCATCGAGGTGGGCAAGCTGGCCGACCTGGCGGTGTGGCGGATCGACGGGCTCGGTCACGCCGGGATCGCCGATCCCGTTGCCGCGCTGGTGTTCGCCTCGGTGCCACCGCTGGCCCGGCTGCTGGTCGGCGGCCGCAGCGTGGTGGTCGACAGCGAGCTGCGCACCGCCGGCGAGGACGAGCTGGCCGGCGACCTGCGCTCGGCCAGCCGTCAGCTGCGCGCGCACCTGGAGGTGGCCGGATGA
- a CDS encoding (2Fe-2S)-binding protein, with protein MRVNLTVNGEPRQADDVWPGESLLYVLRERLGLPGSKNACEQGECGSCTVYLDDTPVCACLVAAGQAEGRAVRTVEGLATEEDLDPVQQAFVEAGAVQCGFCTPGLIVATHDLVRRNAKPTDPEIREALAGNLCRCTGYEKILDAVRLAAARREEAR; from the coding sequence ATGCGCGTGAACCTCACCGTCAACGGCGAGCCTAGGCAGGCCGACGACGTCTGGCCCGGCGAGAGCCTGCTCTACGTGCTGCGCGAGCGACTCGGCCTGCCGGGCTCGAAGAACGCTTGCGAGCAGGGCGAATGCGGGTCCTGCACGGTGTACCTGGACGACACTCCGGTGTGCGCCTGCCTGGTCGCCGCCGGGCAGGCCGAGGGCCGCGCGGTGCGCACCGTGGAGGGCCTGGCCACCGAGGAGGACCTGGACCCGGTGCAGCAGGCATTCGTGGAGGCGGGGGCCGTGCAGTGCGGTTTCTGCACCCCCGGCCTGATCGTGGCCACGCACGACCTGGTGCGCCGCAACGCCAAGCCGACCGACCCGGAGATCCGCGAGGCACTGGCCGGGAACCTGTGCCGCTGCACCGGTTACGAGAAGATCCTGGACGCGGTGCGGCTGGCCGCGGCCCGGCGGGAGGAAGCCCGATGA
- a CDS encoding nucleobase:cation symporter-2 family protein, which yields MPFRTTRDAGSPAHPVDEVLPAGRLLAFGLQHVLAMYAGAVAVPLIVGGAMKLPAADIAYLINADLLVCGIATLIQCVGVWRFGVRLPLMQGCTFAAVSPMVLIGTQGGGLPAIYGAVIVAGLAMTLAAPWFSRLLKFFPPVVTGTVILVIGLSLLPVAVNWAAGGVGAPDFAAPGNLALALGVLLVILAAQRFLPGLWSRIAVLLGIVIGTLVAIPLGRTNFTAVGEAPLLGISTPFHFGLPAFELSAITAMLIVMAVTMIETSGSIVATGELVDKPVDRRTLADGLRADGASTVLGGVLNTFPYTAFGQNIGLVALTGVRSRWVVATAGGILVLLGLVPALGAVVAAIPLPVLGGAGIAMFGTVAAGGVRTLSRVSFAGNHNLTVVAVSLGIGLIPVGVPGIYEAFPVWFKAVMQSGISAGCLAAVLLNLLFNHGARREPAREEAVDGVPPTG from the coding sequence ATGCCATTCCGCACCACACGCGACGCCGGGAGCCCAGCGCACCCGGTCGATGAGGTCCTGCCCGCCGGGCGGCTGCTCGCCTTCGGGCTGCAACACGTGCTGGCCATGTACGCGGGCGCGGTCGCCGTGCCGCTGATCGTGGGCGGGGCGATGAAGCTGCCCGCCGCCGACATCGCGTACCTGATCAACGCCGACCTGCTGGTCTGCGGCATCGCCACCCTGATCCAGTGCGTCGGGGTGTGGCGCTTCGGCGTGCGGCTGCCGCTGATGCAGGGCTGCACCTTCGCCGCGGTCAGCCCGATGGTGCTGATCGGCACCCAGGGCGGCGGGCTGCCCGCGATCTACGGCGCGGTGATCGTGGCCGGGCTGGCCATGACGCTGGCCGCGCCCTGGTTCAGCCGCCTGCTGAAGTTCTTCCCGCCGGTGGTGACCGGCACGGTGATCCTGGTGATCGGGCTGTCCCTGCTGCCGGTGGCGGTCAACTGGGCCGCCGGCGGGGTCGGCGCGCCGGACTTCGCCGCGCCGGGCAACCTGGCGCTGGCCCTGGGCGTGCTGCTGGTCATCCTGGCCGCACAGCGGTTCCTGCCCGGTCTGTGGTCCCGGATCGCGGTGCTGCTGGGCATCGTGATCGGCACCCTGGTGGCGATCCCGTTGGGGCGGACGAACTTCACCGCCGTCGGCGAGGCTCCGTTGCTGGGCATCAGCACCCCGTTCCACTTCGGGTTGCCTGCCTTCGAGCTGTCCGCGATCACCGCGATGCTGATCGTGATGGCGGTGACCATGATCGAGACCAGCGGCAGCATCGTGGCCACCGGCGAGCTGGTGGACAAGCCGGTGGACCGGCGCACGCTGGCCGACGGGCTGCGTGCCGACGGCGCGTCCACCGTGCTCGGCGGTGTGCTGAACACCTTCCCCTACACCGCTTTCGGCCAGAACATCGGCCTGGTCGCGCTCACCGGGGTGCGCAGCAGGTGGGTGGTGGCCACCGCGGGCGGCATCCTGGTGCTGCTCGGCCTGGTGCCCGCGCTGGGCGCGGTGGTGGCCGCGATCCCACTGCCGGTGCTGGGCGGAGCGGGCATCGCCATGTTCGGCACGGTGGCCGCCGGTGGGGTGCGCACGCTGTCCCGGGTCTCCTTCGCCGGCAACCACAACCTCACCGTGGTCGCGGTGTCGTTGGGCATCGGGCTGATCCCGGTCGGCGTGCCCGGGATCTACGAGGCGTTCCCGGTGTGGTTCAAGGCCGTCATGCAGTCCGGCATCAGCGCCGGGTGCCTGGCGGCGGTCCTGCTCAACCTGTTGTTCAACCACGGCGCCCGGCGGGAACCGGCGCGGGAGGAGGCGGTGGATGGAGTTCCTCCGACCGGCTAG
- a CDS encoding GNAT family N-acetyltransferase produces MTPEPVVRPRGDAFDAAVETLAVAYLDDPLVSWLFPEPTSRLRFQRGFIRFLLAAGEAELETTAAGAAVALWLTVEANGEFTGLTADELTALHASFGPAAHRLAELGGEFTRRHPHGERHLYLPLIGVLPEARGQGHGSLLLRHRLAGSSLPAYLEASTGRGVALYARHGFVPLGDPIHLPGGPDCHPMWRPAP; encoded by the coding sequence ATGACTCCGGAGCCGGTGGTCCGTCCGCGCGGGGACGCCTTCGACGCCGCGGTGGAAACCCTGGCCGTGGCCTACCTCGACGATCCGCTGGTGAGCTGGCTGTTCCCGGAACCGACCAGCAGGCTGCGCTTCCAGCGCGGCTTCATCCGGTTCCTGCTGGCCGCCGGTGAGGCCGAGCTGGAGACCACGGCGGCGGGGGCCGCGGTCGCGCTGTGGCTGACCGTGGAGGCCAACGGCGAGTTCACCGGCCTCACCGCCGACGAGCTGACCGCCCTGCACGCCTCCTTCGGCCCGGCCGCGCACCGCCTGGCCGAGCTCGGCGGCGAGTTCACCCGGCGGCACCCGCACGGCGAGCGGCACCTGTACCTGCCGCTGATCGGCGTGCTGCCGGAGGCCCGCGGCCAGGGCCACGGCAGCCTGCTGCTGCGCCACCGCCTGGCCGGGAGCAGCCTGCCCGCCTACCTGGAGGCCAGCACCGGACGCGGCGTCGCGCTCTACGCCCGCCACGGCTTCGTGCCCCTCGGCGACCCGATCCACCTCCCCGGCGGCCCCGACTGCCACCCCATGTGGCGCCCAGCCCCCTGA
- the pucL gene encoding factor-independent urate hydroxylase, which produces MGIVLGDNQYGKAEVRLVRIDRGAAGHHITDLNVSIALSGDLAETHLSGDNAKVLPTDSQKNTVYAFARDGVGQIEDFALRLARHFVDSQPAIHRARVAIEQYGWTRTLVDGQPASHSFHRTGDGTRTTTVTYDGDTAWVVSGVTELTVLNSTGSEFWGYVKDEYTTLPEATDRILATAVDARWRHRDAGERDWAQSHRQAKAALLAAFADTHSFSLQQTLHAMGSRVLTGQPDVVEVRLALPNKHHFLVDLSPFGLDNPGEVFFAADRPYGLIEGSALREDAPPPGGAW; this is translated from the coding sequence GTGGGCATCGTGTTGGGCGACAACCAGTACGGCAAGGCCGAGGTCCGGCTGGTGCGGATCGACCGGGGCGCGGCCGGGCACCACATCACGGATCTGAATGTCAGCATCGCCCTGTCGGGGGATCTGGCCGAGACCCATCTCAGCGGTGACAACGCCAAGGTGCTGCCCACCGACAGCCAGAAGAACACCGTCTACGCCTTCGCCAGGGACGGCGTCGGCCAGATCGAGGACTTCGCGCTGCGGCTGGCCCGGCACTTCGTCGACTCCCAGCCCGCGATCCACCGCGCCAGGGTGGCCATCGAGCAGTACGGCTGGACCCGGACGCTGGTGGACGGCCAGCCCGCCTCGCACTCCTTCCACCGCACCGGCGACGGCACCCGGACCACCACGGTCACCTACGACGGGGACACCGCCTGGGTGGTCTCCGGGGTCACCGAGCTGACCGTGCTCAACTCCACCGGCTCGGAGTTCTGGGGCTACGTCAAGGACGAGTACACCACCCTGCCCGAGGCCACCGACCGCATCCTGGCCACCGCGGTGGACGCCCGCTGGCGGCACCGGGACGCCGGGGAGCGGGACTGGGCGCAGTCGCACCGGCAGGCCAAGGCCGCGCTGCTGGCCGCGTTCGCCGACACGCACAGCTTCTCCCTGCAGCAGACCCTGCACGCGATGGGCTCCAGGGTGCTCACCGGCCAGCCGGACGTGGTGGAGGTCCGGCTGGCCCTGCCGAACAAGCACCACTTCCTGGTCGATCTGTCGCCCTTCGGGCTGGACAACCCCGGTGAGGTGTTCTTCGCCGCGGACCGGCCGTACGGGCTGATCGAGGGTTCGGCGCTGCGCGAGGACGCGCCTCCGCCGGGTGGGGCATGGTGA
- the uraH gene encoding hydroxyisourate hydrolase, which translates to MMAISTHVLDAALGRPAAGVRVHLEHLDNAVWQQVAEGVTDADGRLRDLPIAEGAHRLFFHTGPYLAATGRPVFYPEVVISFLVADPAEHHHVPLLLSPFAYSTYRGS; encoded by the coding sequence CTGATGGCGATCTCCACGCACGTGCTGGACGCGGCGCTGGGCCGCCCGGCGGCCGGGGTGCGGGTGCACCTGGAACACCTGGACAACGCGGTGTGGCAGCAGGTCGCCGAGGGGGTCACCGACGCCGACGGCAGGCTGCGGGACCTGCCCATCGCCGAGGGCGCGCACCGGCTGTTCTTCCACACCGGGCCATACCTGGCCGCCACCGGCAGGCCGGTGTTCTACCCGGAGGTGGTGATCAGCTTCCTGGTCGCCGACCCGGCCGAGCACCACCACGTGCCGCTGCTGCTGAGCCCGTTCGCGTACTCGACCTACCGGGGGAGCTGA
- a CDS encoding PucR family transcriptional regulator: protein MRLRTLLAVSELKLVLLTGAQHLDRPVRWVYTTDQRDPSRYLSGGELVLTGMVWRRGPEDAEAFVSAIAAAGVAGLAAGDAEFGSVPPDLVEACARHGVPLFEVPIDVSFATITERIVLALAADRPDHAAVALDRHRRLVEAVAEGAGLATLLELGSTGIGAHCWVLSPTGRVVAGSTRPPSPGKRELLVRQFLQADRLPRTVRHRDSPPCTLLPVPGRGGQRMASWFLVVDGDQEQWDQGQREVAGELATLVSLDRSRLEERRRVENRSFAPLLHALTTGRAGAGEIESRLAAAGLAPGDAVCALSAATVGGGPGLAALVLGELAAERASRVLLGTLGEEACAVLSGDPESLTGALRELRAAVEVVEPGLGSARLVIGISGVTSASGLAGAVEEARHARTLAEHRDARTAVVAAEEIASHLLLLATVPEELRRSFAHRLLGPLRGYDREHGSDLVATLRVFLDCACSPTKTAARLHVHVNTLRYRIARIEELTGRDLSCFPDRVDLYLGLNLDPG from the coding sequence ATGCGGTTGCGCACACTGCTGGCGGTCTCGGAGCTGAAGCTGGTCCTGCTGACCGGCGCGCAGCACCTGGACCGGCCGGTGCGCTGGGTGTACACCACCGACCAGCGCGACCCCAGCCGCTACCTCTCCGGCGGCGAGCTGGTGCTCACCGGCATGGTGTGGCGGCGCGGGCCGGAGGACGCGGAGGCCTTCGTCTCCGCGATCGCCGCCGCCGGGGTGGCCGGACTGGCCGCCGGGGACGCCGAGTTCGGCTCCGTGCCCCCTGACCTGGTCGAAGCCTGCGCCCGGCACGGGGTGCCGCTGTTCGAGGTGCCCATCGACGTCTCCTTCGCCACCATCACCGAGCGGATCGTGCTGGCGCTGGCCGCGGACCGGCCGGACCACGCCGCGGTGGCGCTGGACCGGCACCGCCGCCTGGTCGAGGCGGTGGCCGAGGGCGCGGGCCTGGCCACCCTGCTGGAGCTGGGCTCCACCGGGATCGGCGCGCACTGCTGGGTGCTCTCGCCCACCGGCCGGGTGGTCGCGGGCAGCACCCGCCCGCCCTCGCCGGGCAAGCGGGAGCTGCTGGTCCGGCAGTTCCTGCAGGCCGACCGGCTGCCGCGCACGGTGCGGCACCGGGACAGCCCGCCGTGCACCCTGCTGCCGGTGCCGGGGCGTGGCGGGCAGCGGATGGCCAGCTGGTTCCTGGTGGTCGACGGCGACCAGGAGCAGTGGGACCAGGGCCAGCGGGAGGTGGCCGGGGAGCTGGCCACCCTGGTCTCGCTGGACCGCTCCAGGCTGGAGGAGCGGCGGCGGGTGGAGAACCGCTCGTTCGCGCCGCTGCTGCACGCGCTGACCACCGGCCGGGCCGGGGCGGGGGAGATCGAGTCCCGGCTGGCCGCGGCCGGGCTGGCGCCGGGGGACGCGGTGTGCGCGCTGTCGGCGGCCACCGTCGGCGGCGGGCCGGGACTGGCCGCGCTGGTGCTCGGCGAGCTGGCCGCCGAACGCGCCAGCCGGGTGTTGCTGGGCACCCTCGGCGAGGAGGCCTGCGCGGTGCTCTCCGGCGACCCGGAGTCGCTGACCGGCGCCCTGCGCGAGCTGCGCGCCGCGGTGGAGGTGGTCGAACCGGGGCTCGGCTCGGCCCGGCTGGTGATCGGGATCAGCGGGGTGACCAGCGCCTCCGGCCTGGCCGGCGCGGTGGAGGAGGCACGGCACGCGCGCACCCTGGCCGAGCACCGGGACGCCAGGACCGCGGTGGTGGCCGCCGAGGAGATCGCCTCGCACCTGCTGCTGCTGGCCACCGTGCCCGAGGAGCTGCGCCGCTCCTTCGCGCACCGGCTGCTCGGCCCGCTGCGCGGTTACGACCGGGAGCACGGCTCCGACCTGGTGGCCACCCTGCGGGTCTTCCTGGACTGCGCGTGCTCGCCGACCAAGACCGCGGCCAGGCTGCACGTGCACGTCAACACGCTGCGCTACCGGATCGCCAGGATCGAGGAGCTGACCGGCCGCGACCTGAGCTGCTTCCCCGATCGGGTGGACCTGTACCTCGGGCTGAACCTGGACCCCGGCTGA
- a CDS encoding SDR family NAD(P)-dependent oxidoreductase has protein sequence MREFRGRVAVITGAGSGIGRALALDLARRGAQLALSDVDDYGLAETVRQAERIGARAKGYHLDVADRAAVLAHADEVVGDFGRAELVVNNAGVTATSSFTETDITDFDWVMNIDFGGVLNGTKAFLPHLIASGDGYLVNISSLFGLMTVPRQTAYHAAKYAVRGFTESLRQELRIDGHPVGVSCVHPGGIKTNIVNNARHSTPEYGKSLSSAFDRIAGTSAPAAARTIIRGIQRGQARILIGPDAHALNVLQALLGSRFAWFTEKISRRAMY, from the coding sequence ATGCGGGAGTTCCGCGGCAGGGTCGCTGTGATCACCGGAGCCGGTTCCGGCATCGGCCGGGCGCTGGCCCTGGACCTGGCGCGCCGGGGCGCGCAGCTGGCACTGTCCGATGTGGATGACTACGGGCTGGCCGAGACGGTGCGCCAGGCCGAGCGGATCGGCGCGCGGGCCAAGGGCTACCACCTGGACGTGGCCGACCGGGCCGCGGTGCTGGCGCACGCCGACGAGGTGGTCGGCGACTTCGGCCGGGCCGAGCTGGTGGTCAACAACGCCGGGGTGACCGCCACGTCCAGCTTCACCGAGACCGACATCACCGACTTCGACTGGGTGATGAACATCGACTTCGGCGGCGTGCTCAACGGCACCAAGGCGTTCCTGCCGCACCTGATCGCCTCCGGGGACGGCTACCTGGTCAACATCTCCAGCCTGTTCGGCCTGATGACCGTGCCCCGCCAGACCGCCTACCACGCGGCCAAGTACGCGGTGCGCGGCTTCACCGAGTCACTGCGCCAGGAGCTGCGCATCGACGGGCACCCGGTGGGCGTGAGCTGCGTGCACCCCGGCGGGATCAAGACCAACATCGTGAACAACGCCCGGCACAGCACGCCGGAGTACGGCAAGTCGCTGAGCTCGGCCTTCGACCGCATCGCGGGCACCAGCGCGCCGGCCGCCGCCCGGACCATCATCCGCGGCATCCAGCGCGGCCAGGCGCGCATCCTGATCGGCCCGGACGCACACGCGCTCAACGTGCTCCAGGCCCTGCTGGGCAGCCGGTTCGCCTGGTTCACCGAGAAGATCAGCCGCCGCGCGATGTACTGA